Proteins from a genomic interval of Neisseria arctica:
- a CDS encoding ABC transporter permease produces MRVLKTIWHLAVKELRSLFGDPMLVLMIVFVFSASIYSVAKGVSSDVKNATVAVMDADRSVLSYRIRDALQAPYFKPVQDISREEADAALDSGQYIFILDIPPNFERDVLAGRGPQLQLLIDATTMTQAGVGASYINQIFRRQVNEFLHIKGDEAMMPVEPVVNIVFNPNSRSDWYMPVMEVGNMITLLSLVLVGAAVIRERERGTIEHLLVMPVNAVEIMMAKVLSNGIVILAASQLSMWFMVHKVIGVPIDSSAIMLYSLGAGVYLFSIAALGIMLATIAPTMPQFGLLMLPVFMVMLLFSGSGAPRSNMPQVARQLSEYWPSTQFAQFAQNVLFRSAGLEIVWPQLLAMVLTGAVFIVFALFRFKKMLEQQG; encoded by the coding sequence ATGCGTGTATTGAAGACTATTTGGCATCTGGCCGTGAAAGAGTTACGCAGTCTTTTCGGCGACCCGATGCTTGTATTGATGATTGTGTTTGTTTTTTCGGCATCGATTTATTCTGTAGCCAAAGGTGTGAGTAGCGATGTGAAAAATGCGACGGTAGCGGTGATGGATGCGGATAGGTCGGTTTTATCGTACCGCATACGCGATGCCTTGCAAGCACCTTATTTTAAGCCTGTTCAAGATATTTCCCGCGAAGAGGCAGACGCGGCACTGGATTCCGGGCAGTATATTTTTATTCTCGACATTCCGCCCAATTTTGAGCGTGATGTGCTGGCGGGAAGAGGTCCGCAGCTACAATTGTTGATTGATGCAACCACTATGACGCAGGCGGGTGTAGGCGCATCTTATATCAATCAGATTTTCAGACGGCAGGTTAACGAGTTTCTCCATATAAAAGGGGACGAGGCGATGATGCCCGTCGAACCGGTTGTGAATATCGTTTTCAATCCAAACAGCCGTAGCGATTGGTATATGCCGGTAATGGAAGTCGGCAATATGATTACATTACTTTCTTTGGTGTTGGTGGGTGCAGCGGTTATTCGTGAGCGGGAACGCGGTACGATAGAGCATTTGTTGGTGATGCCGGTAAATGCGGTAGAAATCATGATGGCGAAAGTGTTGTCGAACGGCATCGTGATCTTGGCAGCTTCGCAGTTATCAATGTGGTTTATGGTGCATAAAGTTATCGGCGTTCCGATAGACAGTTCGGCCATTATGTTGTATTCGCTGGGAGCGGGCGTATATCTGTTTTCGATTGCTGCTTTGGGGATTATGCTTGCCACTATTGCTCCTACCATGCCGCAATTCGGTCTGCTGATGTTGCCGGTGTTTATGGTTATGCTGCTGTTTTCAGGCTCCGGAGCACCGCGAAGCAATATGCCGCAAGTTGCTAGGCAGCTTAGCGAATATTGGCCGTCTACTCAATTTGCACAATTTGCACAAAACGTATTATTCCGCAGTGCGGGTTTGGAAATTGTTTGGCCTCAGCTGTTGGCGATGGTGCTGACAGGTGCCGTGTTCATTGTATTTGCATTATTTCGCTTTAAAAAAATGCTCGAGCAGCAAGGATAA
- a CDS encoding TolC family protein, translating to MMKTKLPVWSVGLLAVVMLSACPNTFVPLKSQIEIPQKFDHAAAAKGSTEIKQWWRNWHDPVLTALIEQGLTQNHDMRIALSRLNEARAINKMAEADMGPMVGLSGSAGLIRGNADNPLNRDTRALLGRFPQTSNMADDTQSIQGSSLTGGFTASWEPDIFGVKRSDADAAGYASIGVQEQVYGAQILLAADIADNYFQARAAQKSMQISQQRITVMQRMLQYVTGRFQSGQLTRYEVGDVESKLTALQARQATIQTEYDTAVRKIAVLIGQTPQQFNLPESSIDVLAIQPAAPSGQTPQGMLGRRPDIRTQEAQVNAYAAKLASAKADLLPRFTINFLGQGGKISVDSDSALKGWGNLLGVGIQVPIFTNGRLKANIAASDARLQAALLQYDQAVLRALGEVDSAYQAKYALSRQSLLLAKAQQQAARQAADAQKLFKYGHKTLDEALKARLMQYEMAENLLHTQVTGAQASINLYKALGGGW from the coding sequence ATGATGAAAACAAAATTACCTGTTTGGTCTGTAGGTTTGTTGGCCGTTGTTATGCTGTCCGCTTGCCCAAATACTTTTGTGCCTTTGAAAAGCCAAATTGAAATACCACAGAAATTTGACCACGCGGCAGCTGCCAAGGGGAGTACCGAAATTAAGCAATGGTGGCGTAATTGGCATGACCCGGTATTGACGGCATTGATTGAGCAGGGGCTAACCCAGAATCACGATATGCGTATTGCGCTTAGCCGCTTAAATGAAGCACGTGCGATTAACAAAATGGCAGAAGCCGATATGGGGCCAATGGTGGGCTTGAGCGGTTCGGCAGGTTTGATACGGGGAAATGCGGATAATCCTCTCAATCGCGATACACGCGCTTTGCTTGGCCGTTTTCCGCAAACCTCAAATATGGCTGATGATACGCAAAGCATTCAAGGAAGCAGCCTGACGGGAGGTTTTACAGCTTCTTGGGAGCCTGACATTTTCGGTGTCAAACGCAGTGATGCAGATGCTGCCGGCTATGCTTCTATAGGTGTACAGGAACAGGTGTATGGAGCGCAGATATTGTTGGCCGCCGATATTGCAGATAACTATTTTCAAGCGCGTGCAGCCCAAAAAAGTATGCAGATATCCCAACAGCGAATCACTGTTATGCAGCGTATGCTTCAATATGTGACAGGTCGTTTTCAATCCGGGCAGCTAACACGCTATGAAGTAGGTGATGTCGAAAGCAAGCTTACGGCTTTGCAGGCAAGGCAAGCCACCATCCAAACGGAATATGATACGGCGGTACGTAAAATAGCCGTATTAATCGGGCAAACGCCCCAGCAATTCAATTTGCCCGAATCTTCTATTGACGTATTGGCGATACAACCTGCGGCACCTTCGGGACAGACGCCTCAAGGTATGTTAGGGCGCCGGCCGGATATCCGTACCCAGGAGGCGCAAGTAAATGCTTATGCAGCCAAACTTGCCAGCGCTAAGGCTGATTTGCTACCCCGTTTTACTATTAATTTTTTAGGGCAGGGTGGAAAAATTTCTGTTGATAGCGATAGTGCGCTTAAGGGTTGGGGGAATTTGTTGGGCGTGGGTATACAAGTGCCGATTTTTACCAATGGACGGCTCAAAGCCAATATCGCTGCCAGCGATGCCCGTTTGCAGGCTGCTCTTTTACAATATGATCAAGCTGTTTTAAGGGCTTTAGGGGAAGTTGATAGCGCATATCAAGCCAAATATGCTCTAAGCAGACAAAGCCTGTTGTTGGCTAAAGCCCAGCAGCAGGCAGCCAGACAAGCTGCAGATGCTCAAAAACTGTTTAAATACGGCCATAAAACGTTGGATGAGGCTTTAAAAGCCCGGTTGATGCAATACGAAATGGCTGAAAACCTACTGCATACCCAAGTGACTGGCGCACAAGCCTCTATTAATCTGTATAAAGCCTTAGGTGGAGGATGGTAA
- the sdhC gene encoding succinate dehydrogenase, cytochrome b556 subunit: MQTKQRPVFLELPNIRLPIPGIVSILHRISGVILFVSLPLLLCFLAGTLSSESAFETYQNVVSNPLVKLVLIGLLWAYLHHSIAGIRFLLLDAHKGLELETARLTAKVVFVSALVLTVILGAWLW, from the coding sequence ATGCAGACGAAGCAACGCCCTGTATTCCTGGAACTCCCCAATATCAGGTTGCCGATTCCGGGAATTGTTTCCATCCTGCACCGTATCAGCGGAGTGATCTTGTTCGTGAGCCTGCCGCTTTTGCTATGTTTTTTAGCCGGTACCTTGAGCAGCGAATCAGCATTTGAAACCTATCAAAATGTTGTGTCTAATCCTTTGGTCAAGCTGGTGTTAATCGGCCTTTTATGGGCATATCTGCATCATTCGATTGCAGGTATCCGCTTTTTGCTGTTGGATGCGCATAAAGGTTTGGAACTTGAGACCGCACGTTTAACCGCCAAAGTGGTATTTGTATCGGCTTTGGTGCTGACAGTTATTTTGGGAGCATGGTTATGGTAG
- the sdhD gene encoding succinate dehydrogenase, hydrophobic membrane anchor protein, producing the protein MVDRKLAGAHYGLRDWAMQRITAVVMLVYTVAFVIFLLSLPSGYEAWQEFFAQTWVKVLTQVTFIALFLHAWVGIRDLWMDYIKPFGLRLFLQSATIVWLVGCLVYSVKVIWGLV; encoded by the coding sequence ATGGTAGACCGTAAACTGGCCGGTGCCCATTACGGCCTGCGCGATTGGGCGATGCAGCGGATTACAGCAGTCGTTATGTTGGTTTATACAGTTGCATTTGTTATTTTTCTTTTGTCTTTGCCGAGCGGTTATGAGGCTTGGCAGGAATTTTTTGCTCAAACCTGGGTTAAAGTTCTGACCCAAGTTACTTTTATCGCTTTGTTTTTACATGCCTGGGTAGGTATCCGCGATTTGTGGATGGACTACATCAAGCCTTTCGGTTTGCGCTTGTTTTTACAATCTGCAACCATTGTTTGGCTGGTGGGCTGCTTGGTGTATTCGGTTAAAGTAATTTGGGGGTTGGTATGA
- the sdhA gene encoding succinate dehydrogenase flavoprotein subunit → MSFPVRKFDAVIVGGGGAGLRAALQLSKSGLNTAVLSKVFPTRSHTVAAQGGISASLGNVQEDRWDWHMYDTVKGSDWLGDQDAIEFMCRRAPEAVIELEHMGMPFDRVESGKIYQRPFGGHTAERGKRAVERACAVADRTGHAMLHTLYQQNVRANTQFFVEWTALDLIRDESGDVVGVTAMEMETGDVYIFHAKAVLFATGGAGRIYASSTNAFMNTGDGLGICARAGIPLEDMEFWQFHPTGVAGAGVLITEGVRGEGGILLNCNGERFMERYAPTVKDLASRDVVSRAMAMEIYEGRGCGKNKDHVLLKIDHIGAEKIMEKLPGIREISIQFAGIDPIKDPIPVVPTTHYMMGGIPTNYLGEVVVPKDGNPEAVVNGLYAAGECACASVHGANRLGTNSLLDLVVFGKSAGDSMIEYINKQSGWKELPANAGALTKARLDRLNNQTGGENVDALRRELQRTVQLHAGVFRTDAILKEGVDKVLALAERVKNTEIQDKSQVWNTARIEALELDNLIEVAKATLISAEARKESRGAHASDDHPERDDENWMKHTLFYTADNSLSYKPVHTKPLTVDYIEPAKRVY, encoded by the coding sequence ATGAGTTTTCCTGTTCGTAAATTTGATGCAGTTATTGTTGGCGGCGGCGGTGCCGGTTTGCGTGCCGCCCTTCAATTGTCGAAATCTGGCTTGAATACTGCTGTATTGTCAAAAGTATTCCCAACGCGTTCGCATACCGTTGCGGCTCAAGGTGGTATTTCTGCTTCTCTGGGTAATGTCCAAGAAGACCGCTGGGATTGGCATATGTACGACACTGTAAAAGGTTCGGATTGGTTGGGTGACCAAGATGCCATTGAGTTCATGTGCCGCCGTGCTCCAGAAGCAGTTATTGAGCTGGAGCATATGGGTATGCCTTTCGACCGCGTCGAAAGCGGCAAAATTTATCAACGTCCTTTCGGCGGTCACACGGCTGAGCGGGGTAAACGTGCGGTAGAGCGTGCATGTGCGGTTGCAGACCGTACCGGTCATGCGATGCTACATACTCTGTATCAGCAAAACGTGCGTGCCAATACACAATTTTTTGTGGAATGGACGGCGCTGGATCTGATTCGTGATGAAAGCGGTGATGTGGTCGGCGTAACGGCGATGGAAATGGAAACGGGAGATGTTTACATTTTCCACGCTAAGGCTGTTTTATTCGCAACCGGCGGTGCGGGTCGTATCTATGCTTCTTCAACCAATGCCTTTATGAATACCGGTGATGGTTTGGGTATTTGTGCCCGTGCCGGCATTCCGTTGGAGGATATGGAGTTTTGGCAATTCCATCCTACCGGCGTTGCCGGCGCTGGCGTGCTGATCACAGAAGGTGTTCGTGGCGAAGGCGGTATCTTGTTGAATTGCAACGGTGAGCGTTTTATGGAACGCTATGCGCCGACAGTAAAAGATTTGGCTTCTCGCGATGTAGTATCGCGTGCTATGGCGATGGAAATTTACGAAGGTCGCGGCTGTGGTAAAAACAAAGACCATGTATTGCTGAAAATCGACCATATCGGTGCCGAAAAGATTATGGAAAAACTTCCGGGTATCCGTGAAATTTCCATTCAGTTTGCAGGCATTGATCCAATTAAAGACCCGATTCCGGTTGTGCCGACCACCCATTATATGATGGGCGGTATTCCTACCAACTATCTAGGCGAGGTAGTTGTCCCTAAAGACGGTAATCCGGAAGCTGTAGTCAATGGTTTGTATGCAGCTGGCGAATGCGCTTGCGCTTCAGTTCACGGTGCAAACCGTTTGGGTACCAACTCACTGCTTGACTTGGTAGTATTCGGTAAATCGGCCGGCGACAGTATGATTGAATATATTAACAAGCAAAGCGGTTGGAAAGAGTTGCCGGCGAATGCCGGAGCATTGACAAAAGCCCGTTTGGATCGTTTGAATAATCAAACAGGCGGTGAGAATGTTGATGCGTTGCGCCGCGAATTACAGCGTACTGTTCAGTTGCATGCAGGCGTATTCCGCACAGATGCCATCTTAAAAGAGGGTGTTGATAAAGTATTGGCTTTGGCTGAACGTGTAAAAAATACTGAGATTCAAGATAAGAGCCAAGTTTGGAATACCGCCCGTATCGAAGCCTTGGAATTGGATAACTTGATTGAAGTGGCAAAAGCTACTTTGATTTCGGCGGAAGCGCGTAAAGAGTCACGCGGTGCACATGCTTCGGATGACCATCCAGAGCGTGATGATGAAAATTGGATGAAACATACTTTATTCTACACCGCAGATAACAGTCTCTCTTACAAACCGGTTCATACCAAGCCGCTGACCGTAGATTACATTGAACCGGCCAAACGCGTTTACTAA
- a CDS encoding succinate dehydrogenase iron-sulfur subunit translates to MEKVRFKVYRYNPDVDAKPYLKDYEIEIEPTDVKLLDALVKLKAQDDTLSFRRSCREGICGSDGMNINGKNGLACLTDIRSLKQPIVLRPLPGLPVIRDLIVDMTQFFKQYHSIKPYVVNDEPVDANKERLQSQEDRKELDGLYECILCACCSTACPSFWWNPDKFVGPSGLLNAYRFIADTRDTITNERLDNLNDPYRLFRCHTIMNCVDVCPKHLNPTRAIGKIKEIMLKRAI, encoded by the coding sequence ATGGAAAAAGTACGTTTTAAAGTCTATCGCTATAATCCTGATGTGGATGCAAAGCCATATCTTAAAGATTACGAGATCGAAATCGAGCCTACTGATGTCAAATTGCTTGATGCTTTGGTTAAGTTGAAAGCGCAAGATGATACCTTATCGTTCCGCCGCTCTTGCCGCGAAGGTATTTGTGGTTCAGACGGCATGAATATCAACGGTAAAAACGGTTTAGCATGTTTAACTGATATTCGCAGCCTGAAACAGCCGATTGTATTGCGCCCTCTGCCCGGGTTGCCTGTTATCCGTGATTTGATTGTGGATATGACCCAATTCTTCAAGCAATATCACTCGATTAAGCCTTATGTGGTAAATGATGAGCCTGTAGATGCCAATAAAGAGCGTTTGCAAAGCCAAGAGGACCGGAAAGAGCTGGATGGTTTGTACGAATGTATTTTGTGCGCCTGCTGTTCGACAGCATGTCCGTCATTCTGGTGGAACCCGGACAAGTTTGTAGGTCCTTCAGGCTTATTGAATGCTTACCGTTTTATCGCAGATACCCGCGATACCATTACCAATGAGCGTTTGGATAACCTAAATGACCCATACCGCCTGTTCCGCTGCCACACTATTATGAACTGTGTGGATGTGTGTCCGAAGCACTTGAATCCGACCAGAGCCATCGGTAAGATTAAAGAAATTATGTTGAAACGGGCAATCTGA
- a CDS encoding succinate dehydrogenase assembly factor 2, which translates to MAKFDETEKRRIRFQTRRGLLELDILLGRFMEKEFQHLGDDELAVFVEILDLPDQEFLALVNRKETTDQLHFIPLLEKIRKA; encoded by the coding sequence ATGGCAAAATTTGACGAAACTGAGAAACGGCGTATACGTTTTCAAACCCGTCGAGGACTGCTCGAGCTGGATATCCTGCTCGGGCGGTTTATGGAAAAAGAATTCCAACACTTGGGTGATGATGAGTTGGCAGTGTTTGTTGAAATTTTAGATTTGCCGGATCAAGAGTTTTTAGCCTTGGTAAATCGGAAAGAAACAACGGACCAACTGCATTTTATCCCGCTTTTGGAAAAGATCAGGAAGGCTTGA
- the gltA gene encoding citrate synthase encodes MSKTIKLQVEGQEAFELPVLEGTLGNDVVDIRTFTKETGMFTFDPGFVSTGSCESKITFIDGEKGQLYYRGYPIEQLAENSDYLETCYLLIFGELPTAEQKAQFEHTVSRHTMVHEQLTWFFRGFRRDAHPMAMMVGVVGALAAFYQDSLDINNADHRRIAEFRLISKIPTIAAMCYRYSNGLPFNYPRNDLSYTANFMHMMFATPCEEYQPNPVLVRALDRIFILHADHEQNASTSTVRLAGSSGANPFACIAAGIASLWGPAHGGANEAVLKMLDEIGDVSRVPEFMEGVKERKYRLMGFGHRVYRNMDPRANIMRETCYEVLKELGLENDPKFKLAMELEQIALNDPYFVERKLYPNVDFYSGIVLSALGIPVSMFTVIFALARTVGWISHWHEMIADPGHKISRPRQLYTGAVRRDYVPVDKR; translated from the coding sequence ATGTCTAAAACCATCAAGTTGCAAGTTGAAGGCCAAGAAGCATTTGAGCTGCCGGTTTTGGAAGGTACCTTAGGCAACGATGTTGTCGATATCCGTACTTTTACCAAAGAAACAGGCATGTTTACTTTCGACCCAGGTTTTGTTTCTACAGGCAGCTGCGAATCGAAAATCACGTTTATTGATGGCGAAAAAGGCCAGCTCTATTACCGCGGTTACCCGATTGAGCAACTTGCGGAAAATAGTGACTATCTCGAAACCTGCTATCTGCTGATTTTCGGCGAATTGCCGACAGCCGAACAAAAAGCCCAATTCGAGCATACCGTAAGCCGCCACACTATGGTACATGAGCAGTTGACTTGGTTCTTCCGCGGTTTCCGTCGTGATGCACATCCGATGGCTATGATGGTAGGTGTGGTGGGTGCATTGGCTGCATTCTATCAAGATAGCTTGGATATCAATAATGCGGATCACCGTCGTATTGCAGAGTTCCGTTTGATTTCGAAAATCCCGACAATCGCTGCAATGTGTTACCGTTATTCAAACGGTTTACCGTTCAACTACCCACGCAATGATTTGTCTTATACCGCAAACTTCATGCACATGATGTTTGCAACACCATGCGAAGAGTATCAACCTAATCCGGTATTGGTGCGTGCACTTGACCGTATCTTTATTTTGCATGCTGATCACGAGCAAAATGCTTCTACTTCTACCGTGCGCTTGGCCGGCTCTTCTGGTGCTAATCCGTTTGCATGTATTGCTGCCGGTATTGCGAGCTTGTGGGGTCCCGCACACGGTGGTGCTAATGAAGCTGTGTTGAAGATGCTGGATGAAATTGGTGATGTATCGCGTGTTCCTGAATTTATGGAAGGCGTGAAAGAGCGTAAATACCGCTTAATGGGTTTTGGTCACCGCGTTTACCGTAATATGGATCCGCGTGCTAACATTATGCGTGAAACTTGTTACGAAGTGCTGAAAGAACTCGGCTTGGAAAATGATCCGAAGTTCAAATTAGCGATGGAGTTGGAGCAAATTGCTCTGAACGATCCTTATTTCGTTGAACGCAAACTGTATCCCAATGTGGATTTCTACTCAGGTATCGTATTGTCTGCATTGGGTATCCCGGTTTCTATGTTTACCGTTATCTTCGCCTTAGCGCGTACAGTAGGTTGGATTTCGCATTGGCATGAAATGATTGCCGATCCGGGTCATAAAATTAGCCGTCCGCGCCAGCTTTACACCGGTGCAGTCCGCCGTGATTATGTTCCGGTAGATAAACGTTAA
- a CDS encoding 2-oxoglutarate dehydrogenase E1 component — MMDDKQSFSYLFGSNAPYIEELYENYLNNPDSVDEHWKQYFGQLQTQPGAVERDVAHRPIQESFINLAKRPPVAAGVDPALLQKQVSVLRLISAYRIQGSGAADLDPLKRVSQSNVDALDPKYHGLSDADMAVQFNIGQGDFCGSEKLPLSDIISKLKQTYCGNIGVEYMHISDANERRWIRKQFETTLSTPQYSADEKRRILKQLTAAETLERYLHTKYVGQKRFSVEGGESAIVGLNYLIHNAGKDGVEEVIIGMAHRGRLNVLVNTLGKLPRDLFAEFEGRAEALLPSGDVKYHMGFSSDIATANGPMHVTLAFNPSHLEIVNPVVEGSTRAKQRRRGEEGHKQVLPVLIHGDSAFIGLGVNQATFNLSKTRGYMTGGTIHLVINNQIGFTTSDTRDVRSTTHCTDIAKMVEAPIFHVNADNPEAVCYVMQIAMDYRRTFNKDVVIDLVCYRKLGHNEGDDPYLTQPMMYKKVAQHPGTRALYAEKLVAEGVIKAEDAEEYIQEYRNALDKGEHVEQTRLSDYESKHRVDWSKYNGKDWREEVDSSLSAADIKRLADKFTQVPEDLALHNTVKKVLESRKAMAAGEQPIDWGMAETLAYAGLVTNGIGVRISGEDSGRGTFSHRHAVLHDQNREKRDAGIYVPLAHMAEGQADFVVIDSILNEEAVMAYEYGYACSAPDKLVIWEAQFGDFANGAQVVIDQFISSGETKWGRLCGLTTILPHGYDGQGPEHSSARLERWLQLCSEHNMQIVMPSEASQMFHILRRQALRTYRKPLVIFMSKRLLRFKDSMSPLENFTENSTFRPVIGDAVERKDNGSVKRVVMCSGQVYYDLAKACAERNLTDDIAIVRIEQLYPFPYAEAQAELEKYPNATQIVWAQEEPKNQGAWYQTRHRLERLCKEGQQVSFAGRPSSASPAVGYMSKHIAQLKQLVDDALELN, encoded by the coding sequence ATGATGGACGACAAACAGAGTTTTTCTTATTTATTTGGATCAAACGCACCTTATATTGAAGAGCTTTACGAAAATTACCTCAACAATCCAGACTCAGTAGATGAGCATTGGAAACAATATTTCGGGCAATTGCAAACTCAACCGGGCGCGGTTGAGCGTGATGTTGCCCACCGTCCGATTCAGGAATCTTTTATTAATTTAGCCAAGCGTCCGCCTGTTGCGGCAGGAGTGGATCCTGCTTTATTGCAAAAACAGGTATCGGTTTTACGCTTGATTTCGGCATACCGTATCCAAGGCTCGGGAGCAGCTGATTTGGATCCGTTAAAACGGGTATCCCAAAGTAATGTGGATGCATTGGATCCAAAATATCACGGCTTAAGCGATGCCGATATGGCTGTACAGTTTAACATTGGCCAAGGCGATTTCTGCGGCAGTGAAAAATTGCCTTTGTCTGACATTATCAGCAAATTAAAACAAACGTATTGCGGTAATATCGGTGTCGAATACATGCACATTTCAGATGCTAATGAACGCCGTTGGATTCGCAAACAATTCGAAACAACTCTTTCTACACCGCAATATAGCGCAGATGAAAAACGCCGCATTCTGAAGCAGCTAACTGCCGCAGAAACACTCGAGCGTTACCTGCATACCAAATATGTAGGACAAAAACGTTTCTCCGTAGAAGGAGGCGAAAGTGCTATTGTCGGTTTGAATTATCTCATTCACAACGCAGGCAAAGACGGTGTGGAAGAAGTGATTATCGGCATGGCGCACCGTGGCCGTCTGAATGTATTGGTGAATACTTTAGGCAAACTTCCGCGCGATCTGTTTGCCGAATTTGAAGGCCGTGCAGAGGCGCTTTTGCCTAGCGGCGACGTTAAGTACCATATGGGTTTCAGTTCGGATATCGCTACGGCGAACGGTCCGATGCATGTTACTTTGGCCTTTAACCCTTCGCATTTGGAAATCGTCAATCCTGTAGTTGAAGGTTCGACCCGTGCCAAGCAGCGCCGCCGCGGAGAAGAGGGCCACAAACAGGTATTACCTGTTCTGATTCACGGTGACTCTGCATTTATCGGCTTAGGTGTTAACCAGGCGACCTTTAACCTTTCCAAAACCCGCGGATATATGACGGGCGGTACAATCCATTTGGTGATTAACAACCAAATCGGCTTTACTACTTCCGATACCCGTGATGTGCGTTCGACAACGCACTGTACCGATATTGCCAAAATGGTTGAGGCGCCGATTTTCCATGTCAATGCGGATAATCCTGAAGCAGTATGTTACGTAATGCAAATTGCTATGGATTACCGTCGTACCTTCAATAAAGACGTGGTTATCGATTTGGTTTGCTACCGCAAACTCGGCCACAACGAAGGTGATGATCCGTACCTGACTCAGCCTATGATGTACAAAAAGGTTGCCCAACACCCGGGCACTCGTGCGTTGTACGCAGAAAAACTGGTAGCGGAAGGTGTAATCAAAGCCGAAGATGCCGAAGAATATATCCAAGAATACCGTAATGCTTTAGACAAAGGCGAGCATGTAGAGCAAACCCGCCTGTCTGATTATGAAAGCAAACATCGTGTTGATTGGTCGAAGTACAACGGTAAAGATTGGCGCGAAGAAGTGGATAGCAGCTTGTCTGCCGCAGATATCAAACGTTTGGCAGATAAATTTACCCAAGTACCGGAAGATTTGGCTTTGCACAATACGGTGAAAAAAGTATTGGAAAGCCGTAAGGCTATGGCTGCCGGCGAACAGCCGATTGATTGGGGCATGGCGGAAACATTAGCATATGCCGGCTTGGTAACGAACGGTATCGGTGTGCGTATTTCCGGTGAGGATTCCGGTCGCGGTACTTTCTCCCACCGTCATGCAGTATTGCATGACCAAAATCGTGAAAAACGCGATGCCGGAATATATGTTCCTTTAGCTCATATGGCAGAAGGACAAGCCGACTTTGTCGTTATCGATTCAATTTTGAATGAAGAAGCCGTAATGGCTTATGAGTATGGTTATGCCTGCTCAGCACCTGATAAATTGGTGATTTGGGAAGCTCAGTTTGGCGACTTTGCCAACGGCGCCCAAGTTGTAATCGACCAGTTTATTTCTTCCGGCGAAACCAAATGGGGACGTTTGTGCGGTTTGACAACTATTTTGCCGCATGGTTATGACGGTCAAGGACCTGAGCACTCTTCGGCACGTTTGGAACGTTGGTTACAACTTTGTTCTGAGCACAACATGCAGATTGTTATGCCGTCTGAAGCTTCGCAAATGTTCCATATCCTGCGCCGCCAGGCTTTACGAACTTATCGTAAGCCATTGGTTATTTTTATGTCGAAACGTTTGTTGCGCTTTAAAGATTCAATGAGCCCGCTGGAAAACTTTACGGAAAACTCTACCTTCCGTCCGGTTATCGGCGATGCGGTTGAACGTAAGGATAACGGCAGCGTAAAACGTGTTGTGATGTGTTCGGGTCAGGTTTACTATGATTTGGCTAAAGCTTGTGCCGAGCGTAACCTTACCGATGATATCGCTATTGTACGTATTGAACAGCTGTATCCGTTCCCGTATGCAGAAGCTCAAGCCGAATTGGAGAAATATCCGAACGCAACCCAAATCGTATGGGCGCAAGAAGAGCCGAAAAACCAAGGTGCGTGGTATCAGACCCGCCATCGCTTGGAGCGTTTATGCAAAGAAGGACAGCAAGTTTCTTTTGCCGGACGCCCAAGCAGCGCCTCTCCTGCAGTAGGTTACATGAGTAAGCACATTGCCCAACTGAAGCAGTTGGTAGATGATGCATTGGAATTGAACTAA